One window of the Catenulispora sp. EB89 genome contains the following:
- a CDS encoding STAS domain-containing protein: MSPVDPGRFPWTPETQGRRQPLEPAVPASGTSTPEYQPPYLTGPGGAPLEALRVDVHGHAAGRVVVLVGELDIATVPTLTDRLARSDDAAGSTGAARPRLAADLSGLGFCDCAGLGALVGIHRHAMEQGGWLRLCAPPARIRTILRITGLSRVLLCYPTVAEAFATSSDPERATRAGSHVAGDDSAPGPVSATTRCS, translated from the coding sequence ATGAGCCCGGTGGATCCGGGCCGGTTTCCCTGGACCCCGGAGACGCAAGGCCGCCGCCAGCCTCTGGAGCCTGCCGTGCCCGCATCCGGAACGTCCACCCCTGAGTATCAGCCCCCGTACTTAACCGGCCCCGGCGGCGCGCCGCTGGAAGCGCTGCGGGTCGACGTCCACGGGCACGCCGCCGGGCGGGTCGTCGTCCTCGTCGGCGAGTTGGACATCGCGACGGTTCCGACGCTGACCGACCGCCTGGCTCGGTCGGACGACGCGGCCGGGTCGACCGGCGCGGCCCGCCCGCGCCTGGCCGCCGATCTGTCCGGACTCGGGTTCTGCGACTGTGCGGGCCTGGGGGCACTGGTCGGGATCCACCGTCACGCCATGGAACAGGGCGGGTGGCTACGGCTGTGCGCGCCGCCGGCCAGGATACGCACGATACTTCGGATAACCGGGCTGTCACGGGTGCTGCTGTGCTATCCGACTGTCGCGGAGGCGTTCGCCACATCCTCAGACCCGGAACGAGCGACTCGCGCAGGAAGCCACGTCGCGGGTGACGATTCCGCTCCCGGACCGGTCAGTGCCACAACTCGATGTTCTTGA